CTCATATACAATCCTCTGGCTTTTGTCCTCTTACCTAGCAGCTAGGTGAGGGGCAGGAAGGCCCATCCATTTGCTTGGAGGGTCCCATCACTTGGTTTTAGCGTCTGTAACCTGGCTCATTATTTTGGGATGTTGATGGGGGTACTTCagtggcacactcttccattgtctccagagacagacgggtgccaaccaATAAAGTCATTGCCTTACAAATAAATGTGTCTGACTAAGGTACCaacatcccaaaggagcagaaaagactctttatgtatgtgacaacagcagcacagatgctactagcccagagatggaaggaagagtccctaccagagaggaatggcaaaccaagccgaaatggcaaaactgaccggaaagctcaggaaccaagaagacaaaaacttcaagaaagaatgggaaaaaattataatttatttaggagaccactgtaagcggACGAAAACAATGGcaggattttaatttcacttGTAACAAACGCTAAGGACAATATGGacagatataaaatatagattatgacATAATTTGCagctgaaaatgttgacaataggacccatggaggggatggggggggaagtcttgagattcagagaaatatatacagatatatattCAGTATTGTTATAAATTTACATTTGTGAAATCAAATATAagcgattttttttaaagaaatgtgtctGACTAGTTCAGGAATTTCCTCTGCTAGATTCTAGCCTTCACTGGGTACTGGACACGAAAAATTGGGGTTTGGAGCTTTATCCAGATTGACCCCTTTCCCAAACCCGCAATAATATATTAGatttttttacccttccttcgcCATAAGGTCTCAGAGTGGGTTATTACGGCAACATAAAACATGCAAccttaaaatcagttaaaacaatctAGAAGAAAAAGAATAGGTCCTCAaatgtacagggtgagtcctttaaaaggggccccgtggatacagactacacatgttccacggggcctcttttaaaagactcactcTGTATATCTCGGGTGTAAAAAAAAAGGTCAGGGTAAGAAGAGGTACACCTTCAGCGTACAAGGAAGCTATACAGGCATGGTGCAACATCTGCCTCTGTGGGGTTTCCACAACTTAGGGGTGGTTTTCCTAAGAGACCCTGGAAAACGAGGTGTAGCAAATCCTGACACCAAAACCCAGGACAAAATGGGGACGCCCATTTACAAGGAAGGGAAGCATTCCAGGGAAGCGCAGCCTGTGGTCACTTCCAGACTTTATTTCCGGCTGGGATTCAACCACATATCGGCAGATTCAGGTTGTGCAGCTGTGGTTGACAAGGGATTGTTGCATGGTTTCAGAGAGTTCAAATGGGGTAGATTTGCCTTGAAATGCCAATTAAATCTCTCCTCCATTCCTAGCGATGAAGGAAGTGGCAAGAAAATGCCCTGGTAAGTGTGGAGGAAATGCTTCCTTTTGACCCAATGTCATCTCGCCTCCCTGCAATGGATGAATGAAGGGGTTATCTGGAAGTGCCCTGTGATTGGATCAGCTGGGAGGGAAAACAAGCTAAGTTACTTAGGACTTGCCTGCTGATCTGTCAGTCCCAAGTGAGTTCTCAATGGGACGACTCGGGAAATGATGCACAGCACTGTTGCCTTGGCGTTCTCCGATGAAGAACGTTGAGCTGTActcaacattagtcatactctcAGACTCATTGACATTAGTGAACATGGCGAGCTTGGATCCATTCATTCCACCAGGTAGAACTTAgtttactgattgattgattgaatttatattcaacccttttctccaaggagagctccaggtggtgtacatggttctgcccctccccatttaatccccccacaacaaccctctgaggtaggctaggccaggcataggcaaactccggccctccagatgtttgggactacaattcccatcatccctagctaaggggaccggtggtcagggatgatgggaattgtagtcccaaacatctggagggccggagtttgccgaTGCctgggctaggctgagaggcagcgactggagCTAGGCCATTCAGggagcctcatggctgagtggggattcgaaccctggtctcccaggtcctagtctgacactttaaccactacaccagcacAGGCTGTAAGCATTGTATTGGATATATACCTCCCATGCTTTGGAATTAGGAAGCCTCTGAAAACTTAGGCGTGCAATGTGAGTATACCTAAAccagtttactcagaagtaaatccctctGAGGTCTGCAGCTCCACAGGGCACCTGTTATGGATTGTAGCTCATGACTTCAGGTACCAAATTAGGGTTCCTGGCCAATAGGAGACTTGAAACAATCAAGGAAGGCCCAGGTGTGTTTAATTTTCTCTCTCAGcctatttaaaaaagcattttgcgGTTTCCCCGTTTTCCTTCCTTGTCTTTCTTCAGGAGAATGATGACTGGCTTCTGGTGGGCGGCTGTGTTTATTGAAGTGTTGGGTAAGTTtctggcagaccctccaagtgtccctattttccaggcatgTCCCTGATTTAGTGTacccatcctggtttctgatttgatcctggaatgtcccacttttttttaatgttttctgttttatggtgttttgtatatatgttggaagctgcccataatggctggggcaatccagtcagatatgtggggtataaatagtaaaattatcgttatggaatgggatgtccctattttcatcggagaaaggtTGGAAGCTATGTTCAAGAGGGCATGTTGGGGACCTCCTCTATgctcagtaatgcttctgaacatcagCTGCCAGAAGCCACAGGTGGGggaggagtgctcttgtgcttggatcctgcttctgGGGGCTTCCCTTTGTGTCTCTGgtttgaccactgtgagagcaggatgctgtgcTTTAATGGGCCATTGGCGTCATCCAGCAGGTGGACTCTCTTTACGTTTTCAGCCGTGAATGAAAGTGAGGCTTCGTTACTGCCCAAATACGTTCTGAGCAAGGTTAGATTAATAGAGAGAGCATTAAGCTATTTGGTGTACATGGCTGCTACAGTCCAGTTATTTGGCTAGGCATTTTTGGTTCAAATTATTCTGTACCAACCCTGAGGTTCTCATCCAGCCGTTTCTcatgaaatactgtattttggCACACTTCTCTGCAAAATAGATTTGACCTGAATGTGTTTGCAGTCCAAGAGTGTGCAATGGGTTGAGGGTCAAGTTCTTAAAATTCCTGATCAGGTATTCTGTTCCTTCATTCCTCAGCCATCCAGATTTTGGCCCAAGGAGAAGGCTTGGCTTCTCCAGACACAGTAGGTTCTAACATTCCTCAAGTGACAACTGCAGAGCTGGGATTCTTCAATAGGATATTTCATGGTGAGGTGACTTGTTTAATGTCCAGAATGGGGATGTGAggcagacccactggaattaaggCTCCAACATTTGCACGATcctgccactttaaacagtcctggcttcccccagagaatcctgggaactgtagtttattaagcaTGCTGGAAGTTATTagaagagacccctattcccctctcagagctacaattctcagagttccctgtgaagagggattgcttgtcaaaccactctgggaagaAGAGGGTTTTCTGAATACTGAAAATGGGTATCTCTACTAGAGATagagaagaaattcaattcagctcacgtttaaaggcaaatttaccCGATTTGAACtttccaaagcacagccatcttttgaaattaagATTTCAGTGAATTTTTCGAAGCAGTTTGCTAGCCAAGTAACGTGAGTAAAACTGCATAGGCTACGGTAAGGTAAGCATGGAAATGTGCATATGTTAGAGAGACtagtgtttaaaaaatgcattgcattaggggaCCTTGCTTAAAATTATtaaacaaaattgcatacaaaaatgggcAGGTTAGGAGaaacacactaaaatgctggtagattttgttttttttaatgaaaactgtagaaatgtggagaatgcaACTTGCAATTGGAAAGAACTTGAGATAAACCTAAATGGACAGTTCCATCCACCCCTAGTCacaaatatttgagggagcatcAGGATCAGTGCAGGAATCCTGGCAACAAAGGCATCTTGGCTTTAGTTTCAGGCTAAAATTTGTGTTGGGAGGTGCCAATGGGCTaatgtctctttctctccctctctatctCCAGCTGCAAAGGGTCTGGTGTGGAGCAGCGATGCCAATGCCACAGAGCCCACGGCAACCACTTTGCCAACGCTTCCTCGCTCCACGGCAGCCAGCGCAGAGCCCCGCGTCCAGCTTCTGCAAGCTGCTCAGGCCAGTGATGCAAAGATTAATTTCTCTCTGAGAGTGTTGAATGGTAAGATGACTCTCCCACCCACAAGAGTCAACGGTTGCTTCCCTTAGCACCCTGATTTTGGGGTTCAGTTGTGCCATAGTAAATGATTATCCTTCTTAGAAGGTGGGAAACATTGGTCTAAGCCAGTCTTTCCCCtaactggtgccttccagaggttgctggactacacttcccatcagtcTTGGCTGGAATGCCTAGCGATCAGGACTGGTGCCAGCCTCCAGagggctgcttctcctcctcctcctcctcctcttcctcctcctcctcctcggtgatcacttgtagccgagtaagattatcttccataaacacggttataacaatgagtctgtaagtaaCTGTAgatgccaattctggatccgcacgtgGCTGAtaccattgtggctaatagccatggaTAGGCTCTGCCAGTGGCATAGTGTTGGTTGCTGATGCCCGGGGGTTGCGTGCACATGCATGCCGGATGAACATGTGCTGGGCAGGGGAGCACCAGCCCACCCTCACCACTGACATTGCTGGAGCGACCCTATTTCCACCAGAGTAATGTGGGGATGGGCTGAGCCGCCTGCCCACCTGTTGGGTttccagactacagttcccataatccctgaccactggtcttgctagctagtgatgatgggagttgtagtccaaaaacagctagagaccaaagtttgggaaacactggtctagagagCAGCAGGTGGAGGAAGGCAGGTGTAAGATGCTAGGTGTAACATCTGCATGGGCTAGTCTGCACCGCACACAATTTCCAACTTCTCTCCCAGAAGACTTCATTGTTGCGGCTGAACCTGGGGAGTACGTTGAAGGTGCTTTGATCCATCTTGAGGCCAGAGTCCAGGCGAGTCCAGGCCTGTCCCCCAAGCTCTTTGTTGATGAGTGCTACGGCGCGGATGCCCGACCCCACGGCCATTTCAGGAGGGTCTACATATTTGCAGATAAACACGGGTAAGTGGTGTGCCGTTCTGTTAACAgatggagagggccttctctgtagtggcacccaccctgtggaacgccctcctgtcagatgtcaaggagataagtggctatacaacctttagaagacatctgaaggcagccctgtataggaaagtcttttaatgttttattatggttttatatatgtcagaagccgtgcagagtggctggagcaacccagtcagatgggcagggtataacaaaacaacaacaacagtgtttcaATGTGGTAgtccttccacccacccccactaaAGCAGAAATGGGGCAGTGTGTTAAAATGAgttcatcattttaaaaaacgCAAAAATATTTTGACAGCGCATTTGGCAGATATCTGATCCAGCAACATCAAAACTGGATTGTGCTAAGCCCCAAGGCAGTGTGGAAAATTGGGTCAAAACTGAAAAATGATGCATCCCCCCCAATACCTAAAAATTGATTCTGGCACTCAAAACCACACTCTTCCCACTTTCATGGTTAACTTGCCAGGTGCCTTTACGGTGATGGCCCCAAAGTCAGGTGGCTCCGTAGAGAAGACTCTGCAATGGTGTTCACAATACCTGCCTTCTTGCTAACCGGCGACTCGGAGGAGGTAGGAATCTCTCTGGAGTAATTGTCTGTGTTCTGGGATGCCGCTTACGTTCTGTTAAGAGACTTCCTGGTTTTCTCGCGTAATTTTCCTCCGACTGCCatctccaggattctttggggaagctctTAATTCTTAAAAATTGTTCACAGAGCAAATGTGAGTGGGTGCCTTCTGCAGGGATGCCCCGATGCAGGCTGAATAAAGCACCCAAATACTTTCACTGGCCAGCGTGGTTGTAGTGGTTTGTGTCAGCCTCGcacccactgggtgaccttgcgccaTTTGCTAAATCTCAGCCTAATgattaatctacctcacagggttgttgtgaacacgacattgggggggggggagaaccacaaATACCGCTTTGAGCTCCTGGGATGTAGATGTAacttgcaaataaatatttgtgaCAGTTTGAAAtctgctgccaaaaaaaaaaccttcccttctTTTCTAGATCTATATTCATTGCCTCCTGTCAGCATGGAGCAAAGAGACCTCCTCAAGCTTTGGCAAGAAAGCTTGTTACTTTGACAGCTTCTCTTCCAGGTCAGCTCTAAGCCTCTTTTATTGCAAGTCCTTGCttgaccgcccccgcccccacccccacccccaccccagaactaAATTTGTTTAAATGCCTTGCAAACAAAAAAAGCGAGAATGCATTCAATATTAGTTAAATATATGTTGATCACATCCTTAAGCGCTTATTTTGTCTGGCCAGATGTTTTGAAGACATGCTGTTTGGTTTCTTTGCCGTGGTGAATTTGACACAAGAGACAATCGGTTGTAAATCCAATTAGGTTTTTAAGACCCACTAAAATAAATGGGATGGGacgcaagtggtgctgtggtctaaaccactgagcctagggcttgctgatcagaagaaggtcggcggttcaaatccccgcgacggggtgagctcccattattcagtccctgctcctgccaacctagcagttcaaaagcatgtcaaagtgcaagtagataaataggtaccgctccggcgggaaggtaaatggtgtttccgtgcgctgctctggttcaccagaagtggcttagtcatgctggccacatgacccggaagctgtctgcggacaaacgctggctcccttggcctatagagtgagatgagcgccgcaaccccagagtcgtccgcgactggacctaacagttaggggtacctttacctttacctaaaatgaatgaacctaaattagctatggccattaatttcaatgtgtttactctgagtaggactaacaacTGGATACAAAAGTGAACTTCTTACATCTTAACTTACTGCATGAGGCACAATTCCTATGAAGCTGCACTGTTTTTAACGGTTGTACAGTGCCTTGGTAATTTTTGTGCAACGATACAGATTCCCTTAACAGTTGCTGCGCGTATTACTTGTAGTGATTTTGTTCCCTTCTAGCTGGAAGAACATAGATGAACCATCCAAGAATTATGTCTGCAAGTGTTGCAACAGCTACTGCCCTTTGGAGCCCCCCACTCCTGGAAGCGAGAAAGGTACCTGTAAGCTAACCTTTGTGTCTAGGAAACTGAAACAATAACTGAGATGCAAGTAGCCAGCTAAGAGGTGGGTGGTGAATTTTTACCATTCACACTGATCTGTGGCAACTAGGAATCTAGTTCAAAACGCATTTTAACGTGAGCACCTTCCAGAAAAAAATTTCTTGAACTGGAACGCAGCTGCCCTTTGAAAtttgcccttctccaaatttGGCAGTGAAGTTCTTCAACCAATAATAAATCATGATGATAATAATTGCATATATTATGGGAAGCCTAAATTCTGCCTTGTGTTTCCCAAAGGTAtatatcaggggttggcaaggtttatcttgcctgggctgaaTCGGACccgtggagatccctccatgggccagatggTGCCTTCCCGCGATTTTTGgcatttgcgcatgcacagatgtgatttttaGCACCTGCGCAGACGTGGTTTCCGGTGCCGCGGAAGGGAGCCTCCACGCtgtgctgcgccggtttagcgcaacGCGTGAGCGGGCAACTCGatttgggggcagctcatgggctagTCAAACGACCTCCGCAGGCCActtttggcccatgggccttaggttgctgacccttggtatatatggttggctgctgtgagagcaggatgctcgACTGGGTGAACCATTAGCctaatccagcaagctcttatggGCTTCTCATTTACACTACTGCAATTTCCCACTTTTTGGATAGATCATATAGTGAgagcatagaattatagagttggaagggaccccgaggatcatctagtccaaccccctgcaatgcaggaatatgcagctgtcccatacagggatcaaacctgcaaccttggcgttatcggcaccacgctctaaccaactgagctatctaggatAAGGTAGCAATATAGAATTTAATCCTGTGCTACATTGCTGTAGCACCATTGCTGTGTACATGAGCCTTCCACAACTGAGTGCCCTCCTGATGTGTTAGGACTGACCATTGGTAATGCTGGCTACTGGAACTAGGAGGGGAGCCCCAACATTTGAAGGTCACTGGAGGCTGGTACATAAGCAATTGTTGGGTGCCTGCAGGAATCGTAACTTCCCTACCCCTAAAACTCTTTCTCCCATCTTCCAAACAGCATTTTGGGGTGAAGGAAAGCTCCACAGGAGAGTGGTTGGCCCCTTGAGAGTGCACAAGGAAGATGTACCTTGGTTTGAAGGTTGGTTTTTGTGTTTCTCGTTTCTGAATACCTTAGTCTCT
This is a stretch of genomic DNA from Lacerta agilis isolate rLacAgi1 chromosome 17, rLacAgi1.pri, whole genome shotgun sequence. It encodes these proteins:
- the LOC117038814 gene encoding zona pellucida sperm-binding protein 3-like yields the protein MMTGFWWAAVFIEVLAIQILAQGEGLASPDTVGSNIPQVTTAELGFFNRIFHAAKGLVWSSDANATEPTATTLPTLPRSTAASAEPRVQLLQAAQASDAKINFSLRVLNEDFIVAAEPGEYVEGALIHLEARVQASPGLSPKLFVDECYGADARPHGHFRRVYIFADKHGCLYGDGPKVRWLRREDSAMVFTIPAFLLTGDSEEIYIHCLLSAWSKETSSSFGKKACYFDSFSSSWKNIDEPSKNYVCKCCNSYCPLEPPTPGSEKAFWGEGKLHRRVVGPLRVHKEDVPWFEGRCHTMKTFLLVSISFGGSCVLAALFSGATIALGLAVLRYSRTSKGHKPLKNRKEQPFQTELQLVLGDLAVDEEVEKESNIDYCKIKSDTPEKA